From the genome of Pelodiscus sinensis isolate JC-2024 chromosome 12, ASM4963464v1, whole genome shotgun sequence, one region includes:
- the CFAP20 gene encoding cilia- and flagella-associated protein 20 isoform X3 — protein MFKNTFQSGFLSVLYSIGSKPLQIWDKKVRNGHIKRITDNDIQSLVLEIEGTNVSTTYITCPADPKKTLGIKLPFLVMIIKNLKKYFTFEVQVLDDKNVRRRFRASNYQSTTRVKPFICTMPMRLDDGWNQIQFNLSDFTRRAYGTNYIETLRVQIHANCRIRRVYFSDRLYSEDELPAEFRLYLPVQNKAK, from the exons ATGTTCAAGAACACGTTCCAGAGCGGCTTCCTGTCCGTGCTCTACAGCATCGGCAGCAagcccctgcagatctgggacaagaag GTGCGGAATGGCCATATTAAAAGAATCACCGATAACGATATCCAGTCCCTGGTGCTGGAGATTGAAGGCACCAACGTCAG taCCACGTACATCACCTGCCCTGCCGACCCGAAGAAGACGCTGGGCATCAAACTGCCCTTCCTGGTGATGATCATCAAGAACCTGAAGAAATACTTCACCTTTGAAGTACAG GTGCTGGATGACAAGAACGTGCGCAGGCGCTTCCGGGCTAGCAACTACCAGAGCACAACCCGGGTGAAGCCCTTCATCTGCACCATGCCCATGCGGCTGGATGACGGCTGGAACCAGATTCAGTTCAACCTGTCGGATTTCACGCGCCGTGCCTACGGCACCAACTATATCGAGACCCTGAGGGTCCAG ATCCACGCGAACTGTCGCATCCGCCGGGTGTATTTCTCTGACCGGCTCTACTCGGAGGACGAGCTTCCGGCTGAGTTCAGGCTGTACCTCCCCGTTCAGAACAAGGCCAAG TAA
- the CFAP20 gene encoding cilia- and flagella-associated protein 20 isoform X2 — translation MFKNTFQSGFLSVLYSIGSKPLQIWDKKVRNGHIKRITDNDIQSLVLEIEGTNVSTTYITCPADPKKTLGIKLPFLVMIIKNLKKYFTFEVQVLDDKNVRRRFRASNYQSTTRVKPFICTMPMRLDDGWNQIQFNLSDFTRRAYGTNYIETLRVQIHANCRIRRVYFSDRLYSEDELPAEFRLYLPVQNKAKQ, via the exons ATGTTCAAGAACACGTTCCAGAGCGGCTTCCTGTCCGTGCTCTACAGCATCGGCAGCAagcccctgcagatctgggacaagaag GTGCGGAATGGCCATATTAAAAGAATCACCGATAACGATATCCAGTCCCTGGTGCTGGAGATTGAAGGCACCAACGTCAG taCCACGTACATCACCTGCCCTGCCGACCCGAAGAAGACGCTGGGCATCAAACTGCCCTTCCTGGTGATGATCATCAAGAACCTGAAGAAATACTTCACCTTTGAAGTACAG GTGCTGGATGACAAGAACGTGCGCAGGCGCTTCCGGGCTAGCAACTACCAGAGCACAACCCGGGTGAAGCCCTTCATCTGCACCATGCCCATGCGGCTGGATGACGGCTGGAACCAGATTCAGTTCAACCTGTCGGATTTCACGCGCCGTGCCTACGGCACCAACTATATCGAGACCCTGAGGGTCCAG ATCCACGCGAACTGTCGCATCCGCCGGGTGTATTTCTCTGACCGGCTCTACTCGGAGGACGAGCTTCCGGCTGAGTTCAGGCTGTACCTCCCCGTTCAGAACAAGGCCAAG CAGTAA
- the CFAP20 gene encoding cilia- and flagella-associated protein 20 isoform X1 gives MFKNTFQSGFLSVLYSIGSKPLQIWDKKVRNGHIKRITDNDIQSLVLEIEGTNVSTTYITCPADPKKTLGIKLPFLVMIIKNLKKYFTFEVQVLDDKNVRRRFRASNYQSTTRVKPFICTMPMRLDDGWNQIQFNLSDFTRRAYGTNYIETLRVQIHANCRIRRVYFSDRLYSEDELPAEFRLYLPVQNKAKVS, from the exons ATGTTCAAGAACACGTTCCAGAGCGGCTTCCTGTCCGTGCTCTACAGCATCGGCAGCAagcccctgcagatctgggacaagaag GTGCGGAATGGCCATATTAAAAGAATCACCGATAACGATATCCAGTCCCTGGTGCTGGAGATTGAAGGCACCAACGTCAG taCCACGTACATCACCTGCCCTGCCGACCCGAAGAAGACGCTGGGCATCAAACTGCCCTTCCTGGTGATGATCATCAAGAACCTGAAGAAATACTTCACCTTTGAAGTACAG GTGCTGGATGACAAGAACGTGCGCAGGCGCTTCCGGGCTAGCAACTACCAGAGCACAACCCGGGTGAAGCCCTTCATCTGCACCATGCCCATGCGGCTGGATGACGGCTGGAACCAGATTCAGTTCAACCTGTCGGATTTCACGCGCCGTGCCTACGGCACCAACTATATCGAGACCCTGAGGGTCCAG ATCCACGCGAACTGTCGCATCCGCCGGGTGTATTTCTCTGACCGGCTCTACTCGGAGGACGAGCTTCCGGCTGAGTTCAGGCTGTACCTCCCCGTTCAGAACAAGGCCAAGGTGAGCTAG